Genomic window (Salvelinus fontinalis isolate EN_2023a chromosome 3, ASM2944872v1, whole genome shotgun sequence):
tgcactctactgtgctgtaacTCTGTAAACAAAGAATAATAGCGTAAGCAGTATACTGCTGTATAGCAAGTCCCCAGGCTGGTAAAACACTAGCGTAGAACTACAGTCAGGAGTAGTGTATTAAAAGGTACTACATGAACAGTTCTAAGGTAGGTTTGTTTATATCTGGATCTCGTCTCTGTCTGGGACTGGGTCTCATGGGGCCAGCACCATTATTGTACTGTGTTGGAAGTCAGTGAATCACCCACCTTAGTGTGGACAGACTTGTATGAGTGGAATAAAGCCGTGATCGACTGTGTTTGTACTGCATTGAATTGGATTTGATGACAACGTTAGAGCAGCAGTTTTACGGCCCTAGCACTGAGTGGCTCTCCTGGGTGTCCGTTTATTTAAACCCAACCCAGCATGACCACTGTTGTTGGAACTGCTGTACCTGCTGTAAGCACTGCTGTACGAGGGGCCAATTTGTGGAAATAAAGGGAACGAGCCGAGGGAGACTAACTAATTAAAAGTTTGGAAAGAGATGCATGCTGATTGTGGACGACTTACGTGGGTGCTGGTGGAACTTCTGTTGATCTCAAAATGTTCAAGCAGTTAATTAAAGAAAGATGTGGTGAAGCAAAATCGGTTACAGATTGCAATTAATATGCTCTGCAAGGCACAACAGGAGAAAGCAATCCTGCCTCGCTAACAAGACTCTGCCTGCCTGGGTCATAGTGGAGAAAAACACCACAGCTTTTATTTTCTGTTATGCTTTTCTTTAATCAATTATTAAAACCAAACCAAACAATATACTGACTGGGTGGAACTCTGTACCCTCACAAAAAAACATGTCACTGTTTCTATGGTAACCCATCCCTGCACTCAAATGTTCCAAAGAGAATAAAACATATTCTAaagaagtgtctctctctctttattctctctcttccttttatTTGTCTGTTTGCGATTGGAAGAAAGGTATGACAGcctgacaagagagagagagagagagagagagagagagagagagagagagagagagagagagagagagagagagagagagagatagagggcgtGAGCAGACAAGAcagaaggagggatgagggagagacagagagacaaagaatctgtctactgcatatacacactTTGACAGTAGTGGGAACTCTTTAGGGAATATAGTGCATTGTGGTCAAACAGTGAAAATGGATGGAGAGACGAACAAAACTTCCGTTGTTGAATGTGCCAAACCCACACAAATTTGTACTGAAGTAAGTCAATTGTGTTTGAGTGACCAATTATGTTTGAGTGAACATCCAATCTATTCAAAGGTAAATAGCTGTAggcagtggcaattttagcatggaAATGTTGGTGGGGCCAAAAAAATaacaagtgggatgcatgccagcaaagccacaacacaacactaaacaatacattaattgcactataacggtgataaacggtgcccacaaactgttagggcctacacaaAGCTGTGCCAACAgcagccttgtctggcagcgatacagttcattcagcctcatttacttcctcttaaaaaaacatagctgatgtggctgacttgcttaaacaaatgtggtttctaatgacaactGAGATGTAcatatggcataaggggacgacaagctaATAAGcaagataagaggcaatccgtaatttcgattaagacattaatgagtgagctaggacggacatagtcaatataactatttgtttagcacttttgaaatggacagcgacagaattcagaacatgggccgttcttacagtgttctccctataccaagtcagaaccgtaggataaataaagggggcatataagcagacaatgaaagctcttacaatattcaatgattacatttctctaaaacaggttataggctacatgtgcaccaccaagtcagaaaagtaggtgaaattaagaggggtaaatagaccaaattattagggtgaggcatatgggctactaacatcttactacataACATACacgtagtattactttcttagctacattatacatatctccctggcatattacatcatttatgtagcggcatacaatacatttttggacttaccttgttgtgctgtgctcacttgaacaggaaggtggcgcagcggtccttcgtgggcaaatttagTCATTACAGTCTGTCATTctttggatttatggtgctttaaaaaaaactgggaactctgaaaaaagcaaggcgaatcatgatgacgtcattgatctttaggtcgtagctctagaaagaggccggatttatatttccgagttggatgaccattcaaaacgtattttcccagtcggagctgtATATTCCGGactttccagttgtcttgaactcactgaagtcaagttttcgcagttccgagttaacagttgttttgagcgcagcacaaatcatgcttcattgacaggatgggtaatgttgaatgtttatcattttaaacttggaaaagagaccctaaatcccagatttgggaccacacagccgctccactgaatagcaggctagtgactgctatgcaatgcttgcagttagccactgtcactgattccttccaaaccactcattgttgaatttgcgatttccaacttgtgtaatgtttatgtccaatggccgatgagcaccgatacgttttatctataatttctcttcattatttctcttcatatggcAAGGATtagaaaggatttgccagtagattgtcgacttgattcatgatgatgactgctaagATTtttaaagtatgatgttgacatgatcagttcaatcaaagctactgtacatataacgtgatttggcatcattttatctgtggccaatgaccttgagccttcttggatgggcacttctaatgtaactctatggcagcacccaaggggctagaattttatagctctacccttagagttggcggtgacgtagtgtccccatgagtgacagaacactgagccaatcacagcgcaacgctccgtattttctgctggcttgccccaccaccacagaaagcacagagctaggctgaaacacctgcaatttggagctgccttactcaagaaaacaacaaagagaccatgtttgtatacgGCTTTATTAATACATTGAtttcaaactgatatgtgactcgtattaatgccaaaataacatgcaaaacaggcaagccaaAAAACAAGTGAATGACAGATCGCCACTGGCTGTAGGTTGCTTTGATTAGAAGCATCTGCTCAATGACCATATTATGAGTCAGTGGGAAATTAGATAAGGACTCTTTATGTTCTTCCTGTTCCATACTAACCATCCTTCTCTCTCATTTCCTGCAGGACCCAGTCTGAGCCAGTTGTCAACGCCAGTGGAAGAGCCTCTGCCTGAGCTTTGCGGACCTTGCTTTACCTCCTATCTTTCCACCTGGGTCACTGGATCTCCTGACAACACCACTTTCTTAGCTCTTCCCCAAGACACGGCTCCATACCCCGGGGTGCTAACCCTGTCCATCTCCCTCTGGTTCCCTGGACCCACTTCACCCTCACCTCTCCCCCAGCAACCCTTCCCTGGGCTGAGATAGAGATGTCTGTGCCCTCGGCCCATGAGTTTCACTGGCAGAGCCTGGCACGGCTGCCCAGCGGGCGTGTCTACCACTCCCTGGCGGAGGTGGGGGGGCAGATGTACATGCTGGGGGGCTGTGATGCTGCAGGGAGGCCCTCCCCAGCCCTTGAACTCTACTCTCCAGAGGTAGgttggcgcacacacacacacacacacacacacacacacacacacacacacacacacacacacacacacacacacacacaggattaaACAAAGAACACACACAGTTCAAACATAACAGGACTAAACAACCATGTAATTACACTTTATTGATTGTTGTTATCAGGGGGATCGGTGGCTGAGCCTTCCCCCCATGCCCACCCCACGGGCGGGTACGGCCGTGGCGGTGCTGGGCAAGCAGATCCTGGTGGTGGGCGGTGTAGGGGATGACCAGCGCCCTCTGAAGGTGGTAGAGGTGTACAACacagaggaggggaggtggaggaagaggagcgcCCTCAGAGAAGCACTGATGGGGGTGGCCATCATTGTGAAAGGTGTGTAGGGTGGGGGTTACTCACTGTTCATAGTTAGTTGCACATTCTATACATGACCAGAAACATGTTTTTGGCTCAGTTTttacctcctcccctccctcctctctctctacccccctctctctgtctttgtctctctgtctctctctcacctctctgtaGATGGACGTGCGTTGGCTGTAGGGGGTATGGGTGCAGACCTGCTCCCCCGTAGTATACTGCAGCAGTATGACATGAGGAAGGACGTGTGGGCACTACTGCCCCCTATGCCCACACCGCGGTATGACGCTACCGCACACCTGCTGGGCAACAAGATCTACGTGGCAGGTAgggaaagggtgtgtgtgtgtgtgtgcatgtttgaaaGTTTGCATGTGTAATGGGAAGGAGGAAAggcgatacctagtcagttgcacaactgaatgcattcaaccgaaatgtgtctctGAATCATAGAGGTGCGGGGGTCTGCCTTAATTGACGTCCACATCATCAGCGCCCGCAGAGTATactaagtgtgtgtgttctctctaggTGGGCGTCAGTGTAAACGCACGTTGAAGGTCTTCGAGGTATACGACTCAGAGACACGCTCCTGGACTACACTACCCAGCATGCCGTGCAAACGTTCGTATGGGGGCATGTTCTGGGACAGTTCGGGGAGGCTGTGTCTGCTGGGGGGGCTGAGGAAGGGAGGAGGCCACCAGAGCTCCAAATTCACCAAGAACGTCAACATCTTTGATACTAATCAGGGTATAAACcaccaagaacacacacacacaaacacacatgtaaGTGCACTGATTTCCTTCTCCAGGAAGACAATAAAGTCCTATTCCACTACTATTCTGCTCTAATCTATTTTAAAAGCCACACTGCACATctgagagagagttaggagaaAGACATCACTCTCTACATGTAGAATTTACAACACAATTACATGGTTGTTTAGTCCTGTTATGTttaatcctgtgtgtgtgtgtgtgtgtgtgtgtgtgtgtgtgtgtgtgtgtgtgtgtgtgtgtgtgtgtgtgtgtgtgtgtgtgtgtgtgtgtgtgtgtgtgtgtgtgtgtgtgtgtgtgtgtgtgtgtgtgtgtgtgtgtgtgtgtgtgtgtgtgtgtgtgtgtgtgttatactgaTAGTGTCTCCTATTACTTTTAAAGGTGCCTGTCAGACAGTCATCCTATTGAATTTCTCCCCAAAGAAAAATCATTCTAAATCATTCTCTAAATGTAAAAAGCTTGTCCCTGCTGGCTGCATGCTGCACACACACATCTCATATTCCTGGGAAAAAATGACTTATTTTTCGTCTCACATAAAGAAATCTCTGAATAACAAAATATCAAATTGAGAAGAGACCAGGAAGAAAACAATGAGATCCATACCCAGCTTAAAAAACATCGATAAGTCATTTCAGACAGGAGGGTATTTTGTCACgcatttgtatttttgtatttttcccAAACGAAGCCAAATGAAAGGAGCAGTAGGAGTCTGAATATTAATCTAACACCTCAGTGAGAATGTCGGTGTGGCCGTCTGCTTGTCTGTGTTTTACTCCAGATATATTATACATTCATTTACTCtaccctcctcacacacacacacacacacacacacacacacacacacacacacacacacaaacacacacacagtaaacaatAAGAcccattcacccccccccccccaatctaaTCTAAGTGGAGATGAGATGGGAGACCAGCTATAGCTAGGAGGGAGATGTTTAAATTACAGGATTCAGAAACAGATTGCTTTATTATCTTTCTTTCCCCACAGAGTCTACAACTCACACACAGGGAATCTGGGATATTATACCCTGTATCGCAGTCATTGCTATACTTATCCATTCTTATCCATGTCTTTAGAGAATGTTGACTGAAAACCAGTGTGCAAAATAGCAAAAAAAAATCAGCACCCCCTGGGTGCCCAGGTCTAAGTTTGGGAAGCGCTGTACTATGGGGAAATATAATCACGTACCAAGCTGACCCCAAAGGATACTAAATTAAACGGCACATGGCAGAACTGAACTGACCCCACCAGATGCATCAGTCTGGGTGTTGAGCACATGGCGCGCTGCCTAGTGACTTTCCCCTGTCCCAGCCGTAAGAACAGCTATACTGGGAGAAGTGACATCCAAGAGGTAAAACCTCACAAAAGATATCCATAATCCAGTGGGAGAGGCGCTGTTTAGAGAGCGCCCCGCCGCGAGCTGGATTAGCAAAACAGACAAAACGTTGATCACATAACCGGATATCGTGTGTCTGTTCAATGTACCTGCGTAAAGCACCGAACACAGGGCATGTAACCTCTGTTGCtcttcagaacccttcacttttcccacattttgttacgttacagccttattttaaaatggattcatttgatttttttccctcatcaatctacacacaacactgaGACGACGTACACCTTTCAGGAACCACACCACCAGGGGGTGAGCCTCCGGTGAGGTTCCATCAATTCCCAAATGACACGCCGATACAGCGGACATGTATACTTTTAAAGTGGGGAATGGTTGTAAAGCCCCTATAAGAACATAAGTATGCCCCTCACAGAGCAGTGAAAAGTCCTTTATCTTGGCACCAGAGCTCAAACGCTTGACACTTATACGCATACAGCCCTCTCGTGGAGGGCGCCCTTGCAGACTGAATGGTAGCAATAACATTCAGAGGTAAACCCCTAGCCATCAGATTAGGCCCATAGGAACAACTTCCATCACAGAAGCCATCATCCCCAGCAGGCACTGGTGAAAACGCCCTGTGACCCAGACAAAATTTGGCTAAGCAGAGCCGGAACCCGGACACCGTCCGTGAGTCTAGCTCGAGACCCAGAAACAGAATGCACTGAGTCAGACAGCACTTTTTCTAGTTTCTTATGAAGCCTAGAGACTgaatacaggacagtagctcCCACCAGTCAATCGCTGTAATAGCCGCCGGCTCGTGAACATTCTGTTTGTAGATTCTGGACATGTTTGTTGAGGGCACATTCTCTAAAATGAGACACAAAGTCCCCTTTTCGTAACCAGGAGTACCAGCAGTCCCATATCTTCGACACAGGAACCACTCAGATTGCCTGCTTCTGGAGATGGAGGATATTTCCTCCCTCAAAACGGGCACTGaggcatttacatttacatttaagtcatttagcagacgctcttatccagaggccTCGGGAACAGTCGACATGACGACGCTGCAGAAGTGTGGGGGACGCACAACCAATTGTAGCCTGAAGCCTGTACCCTGACATCACTGTTCACATGATCCAGGGCGACACTGCGCATGCCAGCCATTGGTTGGAGCAGACAGTGAGAATCCTGTGAAGTGTTATCTGAAGTGACTGGGAGAGATTGGTTCTTCTTCCATTCGCACCACTCTTGACGGCCGTGTGTCTGAACTTGGAGAAGGAAGACTTTTCATCTAACTCACATACAGGAGGAAACACTTTAAACAATGGTGAACACTGTGGAACTCTGTTGAAAAAACTGTGTTTATGTGCCAAGGTTTGCCTACCGATCGGCCCACTCTGGGTCCGGTGACCAGTGACATACCCTCATTGGTTTAGGTGGTAAGATGCGTGCCGGTAACCGGTTGGCACCCAGCGCTGGACCGC
Coding sequences:
- the LOC129849328 gene encoding kelch domain-containing protein 8A-like isoform X2 — its product is MSVPSAHEFHWQSLARLPSGRVYHSLAEVGGQMYMLGGCDAAGRPSPALELYSPEGDRWLSLPPMPTPRAGTAVAVLGKQILVVGGVGDDQRPLKVVEVYNTEEGRWRKRSALREALMGVAIIVKDGRALAVGGMGADLLPRSILQQYDMRKDVWALLPPMPTPRYDATAHLLGNKIYVAGGRQCKRTLKVFEVYDSETRSWTTLPSMPCKRSWLKSEDTVAMKTKRADFASAFLRGRMVVAGGLGHQPSVLDTVEAFHPQKRKWERLVPMAMPRCSASSIVIRDRLLVVGGVNQVPSSAHEILYVKEEECL
- the LOC129849328 gene encoding kelch domain-containing protein 8A-like isoform X1 — protein: MSVPSAHEFHWQSLARLPSGRVYHSLAEVGGQMYMLGGCDAAGRPSPALELYSPEGDRWLSLPPMPTPRAGTAVAVLGKQILVVGGVGDDQRPLKVVEVYNTEEGRWRKRSALREALMGVAIIVKDGRALAVGGMGADLLPRSILQQYDMRKDVWALLPPMPTPRYDATAHLLGNKIYVAGGRQCKRTLKVFEVYDSETRSWTTLPSMPCKRSYGGMFWDSSGRLCLLGGLRKGGGHQSSKFTKNVNIFDTNQGSWLKSEDTVAMKTKRADFASAFLRGRMVVAGGLGHQPSVLDTVEAFHPQKRKWERLVPMAMPRCSASSIVIRDRLLVVGGVNQVPSSAHEILYVKEEECL